The Congregibacter litoralis KT71 genome contains a region encoding:
- a CDS encoding glutathione S-transferase family protein translates to MGLLQNGQWVDQWYETQSSGGEFRRQDSRFRNWVTADGAAGPTGREGFKAEPGRYHLYVSLACPWAHRTLIFRQLKDLQELIDVTVVEPLMLGHGWELKNDQYDLEYLYQLYLMSDPNYNGRVTVPVLWDKEGQTIVSNESADIIRMFNSAFNELTGNDTDYYPNALQTQIDAVNERVYNSINNGVYRAGFATTQEAYEAAYYKLFDALDWVEATLTRQRYLAGSVLTEADWRLFTTLIRFDAVYYGHFKTNRQRIVDFPAISHYLRELYQQPGVAQTVNFEHIKQHYYGSHVTINPTQVVPLGPDQDFTLPHNRGQLD, encoded by the coding sequence ATGGGTTTACTGCAGAACGGTCAATGGGTGGATCAGTGGTATGAAACCCAGTCAAGTGGCGGCGAATTCCGCCGACAGGATAGCCGCTTTCGCAACTGGGTGACGGCGGATGGCGCTGCCGGTCCGACCGGCAGAGAAGGGTTTAAGGCGGAACCCGGGCGCTACCATTTATATGTGTCGCTGGCTTGCCCCTGGGCGCATCGCACGCTGATTTTCCGTCAACTCAAAGACCTGCAGGAGCTGATTGATGTCACGGTGGTCGAGCCATTGATGCTAGGCCATGGATGGGAATTAAAAAACGATCAATACGACCTGGAATATCTGTACCAGTTGTATTTAATGTCAGATCCAAACTATAACGGCCGGGTCACTGTGCCGGTATTGTGGGACAAGGAAGGACAAACTATTGTCAGCAATGAATCAGCAGACATTATTCGCATGTTTAACAGTGCGTTTAACGAGCTTACGGGTAATGACACTGACTATTACCCCAACGCCTTGCAGACGCAGATAGACGCCGTTAATGAGCGAGTCTACAACTCGATCAACAACGGCGTATACCGGGCCGGCTTTGCCACCACCCAGGAGGCCTACGAGGCTGCCTATTACAAGCTCTTCGACGCTTTGGACTGGGTGGAGGCGACCCTTACTCGTCAGCGCTATCTGGCGGGTAGTGTGTTGACCGAAGCCGACTGGCGCCTGTTCACCACGCTGATTCGCTTCGATGCCGTGTACTACGGACATTTCAAGACTAACCGCCAGCGCATCGTCGATTTCCCCGCGATCAGTCATTATCTGCGCGAGTTATACCAGCAACCGGGCGTGGCGCAAACGGTAAACTTCGAACATATCAAGCAACATTACTACGGCAGTCACGTCACCATTAATCCCACGCAAGTGGTGCCACTGGGGCCCGATCAGGATTTTACGCTACCCCATAACCGGGGCCAGCTTGACTGA
- a CDS encoding DODA-type extradiol aromatic ring-opening family dioxygenase, producing the protein MTHSTTSIVASTVQPVLFIPHGAGPCFFMDWIPADAWNGMAAYLKGIAASLPTRPRAIVTVSAHWQTAGFSVTTSDQPDLIFDYYGFPEHTYELAYPAPGAPALAERIATLLAEAGLPGAKDAQRGFDHGMFIPLKLMFPEADIPVVQLSLREDLDPVAHLAAGKALSVLRDEGVLIVGSGMSFHNMSGYGNPQFTPLSEAFDDWLSRAVEASPEQRWARLSDWSHAPHAYQCHPRGYEEHLMPLMVAAGAAGESGGRKVYSEKVLKTQLSAFRFD; encoded by the coding sequence ATGACCCATTCCACCACATCGATCGTTGCATCCACCGTACAGCCGGTACTTTTCATCCCACACGGCGCGGGTCCGTGTTTCTTCATGGACTGGATTCCCGCCGATGCGTGGAATGGTATGGCGGCCTATCTCAAAGGCATTGCGGCCTCGCTGCCAACTCGCCCAAGGGCCATTGTGACGGTCTCCGCCCATTGGCAGACGGCAGGATTCAGCGTCACGACCAGCGACCAGCCCGACCTGATTTTCGATTATTACGGCTTTCCCGAGCATACCTACGAACTGGCATATCCGGCCCCCGGTGCTCCGGCGTTGGCTGAACGAATTGCCACGCTGCTGGCCGAGGCGGGGCTGCCCGGCGCAAAGGACGCTCAACGGGGGTTTGACCACGGTATGTTTATTCCGCTAAAACTGATGTTTCCGGAGGCGGACATTCCCGTGGTGCAGTTGTCGTTGCGAGAAGATCTCGATCCGGTGGCCCATCTGGCCGCTGGTAAGGCTCTATCAGTGCTGCGAGATGAAGGGGTGCTGATTGTCGGCAGTGGTATGAGCTTTCACAACATGAGCGGTTACGGCAACCCACAGTTCACACCTCTTTCCGAAGCGTTTGACGACTGGCTCAGCCGAGCAGTCGAGGCCTCTCCAGAACAGCGGTGGGCGCGGCTCAGTGATTGGAGCCACGCCCCACATGCCTATCAATGCCATCCACGAGGCTATGAGGAACACCTGATGCCACTGATGGTGGCTGCCGGCGCTGCCGGTGAGTCAGGCGGGCGTAAGGTCTATTCAGAGAAGGTGTTAAAGACACAGCTGTCGGCGTTCCGCTTTGACTGA
- a CDS encoding FMN-dependent NADH-azoreductase, giving the protein MTVLKIDSSARVEGANSRIVTDYLVQQLGQPVIERDLVKSPLPPMSPQDLVGVHGSHKADRASLQQHLAMSNKLIAELQQADTLVLGVAMYNFSVPLYLKQWIDYVCRAGVSFRYTENGPEGLTGVKRAFIVTASGGTPIGGDWDFASRYMEHICRFLGINEVVHIDASGSKGSPEVVIAAARQQIDAMLAQPEVEEA; this is encoded by the coding sequence ATGACCGTATTGAAAATTGATTCCAGCGCCCGGGTGGAGGGCGCTAACTCGCGCATCGTTACTGATTATTTGGTGCAACAACTGGGGCAGCCGGTCATCGAACGGGACCTGGTTAAGAGCCCTTTGCCGCCGATGAGTCCGCAGGATCTGGTAGGTGTGCACGGCTCACACAAGGCTGACCGTGCCAGCTTGCAGCAGCATCTGGCGATGTCCAATAAATTGATCGCCGAATTGCAGCAAGCCGACACCCTGGTGCTGGGCGTGGCAATGTACAACTTTAGTGTTCCCCTCTACCTGAAACAGTGGATCGACTATGTCTGTCGCGCCGGGGTTTCATTCCGCTACACAGAGAACGGCCCGGAAGGGCTCACCGGTGTGAAGCGAGCCTTTATTGTAACGGCTTCCGGCGGCACGCCAATTGGCGGTGACTGGGATTTTGCCAGCCGCTATATGGAGCACATCTGTCGCTTTCTGGGCATCAATGAGGTGGTTCATATCGATGCCAGCGGCTCCAAGGGCTCCCCGGAGGTGGTGATAGCAGCGGCCCGGCAGCAGATTGATGCAATGTTGGCGCAGCCCGAAGTAGAGGAGGCCTGA
- a CDS encoding pirin family protein — MYRQLSQVYPSRPSRDGDGVKINRIAGASMHGILDPFLMVDEINSDTAVDYMGGFPEHPHRGFETITYMKAGRMRHRDHMGNEGVIGPGDVQWMTAGHGVIHSEMPEQEHGLMHGFQIWLNLPARDKYKPAAYRDIRSAEVAYYRDEVGNEARLIAGEINVGNTTLNGCLPAMATHPLLADVSVASGAEFILDVGDYERVLVFVYAGDSTELKTRQLGVYGTGDKLTLRAGEQGFEALVLSGEALREPIAQYGPFVMNQPEEIEQAIRDFKEGRLVTQSTLGRTQL; from the coding sequence ATGTATAGACAATTATCGCAGGTGTATCCGTCGCGACCATCCCGTGATGGTGATGGCGTCAAAATCAACCGCATTGCCGGCGCATCAATGCACGGGATATTGGATCCGTTTCTGATGGTCGATGAAATCAACTCGGATACTGCTGTGGATTATATGGGCGGCTTTCCAGAGCATCCCCACCGAGGCTTTGAAACCATCACCTACATGAAGGCCGGTCGCATGCGCCATCGCGATCACATGGGTAACGAGGGCGTGATCGGCCCCGGTGATGTGCAGTGGATGACAGCAGGTCATGGGGTAATTCACTCGGAGATGCCTGAGCAGGAGCACGGCCTGATGCACGGCTTTCAAATCTGGTTGAACTTACCCGCCAGAGACAAATACAAACCGGCTGCCTATCGCGATATTCGCAGTGCGGAAGTCGCCTACTACCGGGATGAGGTTGGCAATGAAGCACGACTTATCGCCGGTGAGATTAATGTGGGAAACACGACACTTAACGGTTGCTTACCGGCCATGGCAACCCACCCGTTATTGGCAGATGTTTCAGTCGCAAGCGGCGCGGAATTTATTCTGGATGTCGGAGACTACGAACGGGTCCTGGTGTTTGTTTATGCTGGAGACAGCACAGAGTTAAAGACCAGGCAACTGGGTGTTTACGGCACTGGTGACAAGCTGACACTGCGGGCGGGTGAGCAGGGCTTCGAGGCGCTGGTACTATCTGGTGAGGCCTTGCGCGAACCCATCGCTCAGTATGGCCCCTTTGTGATGAACCAGCCCGAGGAAATCGAACAGGCTATTCGTGATTTCAAGGAAGGGAGGCTAGTGACGCAGTCCACACTGGGCAGAACCCAACTATGA